From Canis lupus familiaris isolate Mischka breed German Shepherd chromosome 16, alternate assembly UU_Cfam_GSD_1.0, whole genome shotgun sequence, one genomic window encodes:
- the PRSS2 gene encoding anionic trypsin gives MNPLLILAFLGAAVATPTDDDDKIVGGYTCEENSVPYQVSLNAGYHFCGGSLISDQWVVSAAHCYKSRIQVRLGEYNIDVLEGNEQFINSAKVIRHPNYNSWILDNDIMLIKLSSPAVLNARVATISLPRACAAPGTQCLISGWGNTLSSGTNYPELLQCLDAPILTQAQCEASYPGQITENMICAGFLEGGKDSCQGDSGGPVVCNGELQGIVSWGYGCAQKNKPGVYTKVCNFVDWIQSTIAANS, from the exons ATGAATCCACTCCTGATCCTTGCTTTTCTTGGAGCTGCTG TTGCTACCCCCACAGACGACGATGACAAGATCGTCGGGGGCTACACCTGTGAGGAGAATTCCGTCCCCTACCAGGTGTCCCTGAATGCAGGCTATCACTTCTGCGGGGGCTCCCTCATCAGTGACCAGTGGGTGGTGTCCGCGGCTCACTGCTACAAGTC CCGCATCCAAGTGAGACTCGGAGAGTACAACATCGATGTCCTGGAGGGGAATGAGCAGTTCATCAACTCCGCCAAGGTCATCCGCCATCCCAACTATAACAGCTGGATCCTGGACAATGACATCATGCTCATCAAGCTCTCCTCACCTGCGGTCCTCAATGCCCGGGTGGCCACCATATCTCTGCCCAGGGCCTGCGCAGCCCCTGGCACCCAGTGCCTCATCTCCGGCTGGGGCAACACCCTGAGCTCTGGCA CCAACTACCCCGAGCTGCTGCAGTGCCTGGACGCCCCAATCCTGACTCAGGCCCAGTGCGAAGCCTCCTACCCCGGCCAGATCACGGAGAACATGATTTGCGCCGGCTTCCTTGAGGGAGGCAAGGACTCCTGCCAG GGTGACTCTGGTGGCCCCGTGGTCTGCAATGGAGAGCTCCAGGGAATCGTCTCCTGGGGCTACGGCTGTGCCCAGAAGAACAAACCTGGAGTCTACACCAAGGTGTGCAACTTCGTAGACTGGATTCAGTCGACCATAGCTGCCAACAGCtaa